Within Porites lutea chromosome 2, jaPorLute2.1, whole genome shotgun sequence, the genomic segment caagatttcaaaatctgctaacgggaactataaaaacgatgactctgtaacaagaaatgttaagaaatgaaggaggggggggggggctctgaaattttttcgactaccaaggagggggctcctaaaaaattgaaccgctagcgaggggggctgctaaaatttcaagcttcaagtttcaatatcttcatcccccccccccccccttgtcatattaaatgaactttcccttataagttaattttttcaatGAATACAAATTTTCTTCCCTTGTAATGGAAAGTAACATGGATGACTGGCAGAATTTTAGGATCAAGATCTCACACCGAGATACGTACACCAGAAATCATTATATTTGGAGGCGCCGGACAAATTTAATCTGTACGATAATAGACCGATTCTGATAtaataaaattcatacttggctgtgaggcttgggggaataaaacaaaagaaatcatcttgaggctcagtataaatgaataatacatttcttttgttttatttccttgagcttcggagccaagtatgaatttaaatatatcaaaaatgATCTCTTTATTTCTATTATTGACAATGAGTGCTTTAAAGTGCTAAGCTCTAAGCAACGacttttttggaaatatatAACGCCAGTTTTGGTTCATGGGCCCCTGTTTTAAGAGTTATTTACCGTATTAATTTGACTAGCCAGAAACGATACATGACTTAGCTAAAATGAATTTGGCCAGTCATCATGTCAGGAGACTCTCTGGAAATTATTTTGATCCCTGGTTTGGGTAGTTTTCACGCCAGATCAGAAACACACTGGCCACTTGCCCCAGACTATACGGTTTGTGATTACACATGCCCCACTCACCCCAGACTGTAGGGTTTGTGATTTTCAATCTGGAAGTAAGTTCGCTTAcagtttacatgataccagAATAAAATTTCATACCACAGCAAGAATTTTATTCAGACTGAAAACTGCAGTGAACTCATTCCGGAATGAATTGTACATGAACAACAACACTTGTTCTGGTATTGTGTAGACAAATACAGAGAAAACGTATGGAGATGGAATGAATACGTACAAGAAAGAAAGTCATTCCAGTGTGAATAGCCCCTAATTTTAAGGTGAAACTCCCGCTAATAATGCTCCATCACTGAAAAAACTAGCTAGTTTCCCAAAGAAGCTACATCTGGACAGCCATTGTTTTGATTTCCACCACTAAAAAACTTTCGGTAGTAGATGctatagttaattttttatctcaggtaacttttttttcttctgttttaggTATGGTAATATATGCTAATtaagttgaaacaaagaaaaataaaaattacctgagataaaacatttaaaatacaaCATAGACGTTATTCCGGCCTCCTGGGAATTCGATATCAGTCATAATTATGGCAAGTCGACCAGATTTAAATTTTCGTTTAGAAAGTAGTGGGCGGTATGCACAGATCTCCTAAAACGCGCTAGATCGCAGGTGATTTAGGGAAAAGGACGACTACTACAtaaatttaagcttaagtttgaTGGGTTTCGCGAAAAGATCAAATAATACGAAGCATTCATCGTTACCTCCAACCAGTTGCCATCCTTCAAAATCATAACAACCGCCATTGGATCCGATTTGGACATAACATCTTTATCTCTCAAATTTCGGCAAGATATGTTCAGCTCAACTCGTGTGACGCACTGTGACAACGAAGGAGTTGACGGAGGCGGATACGACGGATAGGGAGCCTGCATAGTGCTGGAAACCAGTCTGTTCGTTCTTTAGCTTCGTCTTTGGAAACAGCGCTCTTTTGCAGCTGCTGATCAGTTAAATCACTATGTAAATTTTCGATTTTAACTGTCCAAAATTATAGCGAAATAGTGCTTCCGTCCCTCCCATTGTTAGTGTAGAGACATTTCATGTACTTTTACATATAAAGGTTGAGCACGATTCCTAGCCGCTGTtcggaaaatgagcccgcgcttcTCCAAACAACACGTCGGTATGGCCGTATTCAGTAACGATCAAGTAATCAGCAACTTCCTTTAACGCTGTTTTCGGAAGTAAGAAATTTACAGTAACAGAAGAATTGCAGAAGAAATTATTAATTCGCCATTATATTATTACCTTGGGACACCTTGTGTGATTAGATGACGTCACGGACTCCAAAAGAAAGCCATCTTATCTTAAAATGGGCAGGGCAGCAGGGTGGGAACCCGGGAGAATAGGAGGCGGAAGGGGTACGGGAGGCAGGAGAGAAAGAAATGTGGGAGGTAGAGTTCTAAGAGGGTGGGAAGCGGGGGAAAAAGTATACATGGTATATGATCAaacaaataacagaaaaaaacttccggtaaaatttccatttttagtGTTAATGTTGTGATTTCAATTTCCATGCAAAGTTCGCGCTTTTAATGTAACGTAATTCAAAAATGAAATTCGAAcagggaaatctgtcatcgcAAATCTTGGTGCGCGCGCcaaaagtttcaaattatttgcATACTCACAAACATTCGCACCTATACGCCAGAAATCCTGCACTTTCCCATCAATTCGGGCAATTAACAACCAGGTCGGACACACTTTTTTAATCTGCCATTActcgtagttagttttctttaaaattttacatgCAATTTGCCCGCTTATAATTAGCACGTCATCCTGTTCATTTGTTACGTCATAGACTAAATCCGAGATAAAAATCCGAAGTATGGCTGCCCTTTTGCGCAGGGTGACCTCGTTTGGACAGTTAATACTTCAGTTTTTGAGATGTGTCATatttcaaacagaaaaagaCAAAGTTTTTGAACTTAAACGAAAAATTTCCGTCGCGGATGAAGAAACGTTTTTCGACATTTGCGGCTACCAGGAGGGCGAAGATCAATCAACGACTGTTCGTGAATGCGGCGCGAGGAAAGGCAGAGGTCAGGGTTTTCCTGTCGAGAAAAAGTCaaattcaagaaagaaaaagagctTTAGAAAAAACAAGATTTCTCCGGCTGAGAAGATCGCATGGGAAGAATGCGATGAGAAAAGTGCAAAGAAATCTCGCACACCGTTTGTGTTTACTTCACGATCCTCAAAGGGTTCAAAACTAAAGAGCGATTTCTCAAAGTCTTCTTGCCGCGATGAACATGATGGAAAACGTTTCCAGCAAAGGTCACCCTTCACTCAGAacgaaaagaagaaaattcaagATCCCAGACAAACTAAAGATGACGGTTGTTATTCCCTGACGTTGAAAGAAAATGAGAGCGAAAAACCAGGTTCCTTTGAGAGGCATGATAATGAAAGCAATGTGAAGCCGAGTTCTCGGACTGTAGATGATGCAATGGAAAATTCCAAATTTCCATTCAGTTTATTGCCAAAGGTGTCTTTCAGTTGGAAAAACATACTTGGAAAATCTAAGGGAGAGACAACAGAGTGCTGTACGGAGGGGCCTACTGCCAATGACGACCTTCGTGAACAAGACTTCAACCAAGGAGACAAGTCGTCAAAGGAAAGGTCCCCTTACGATCTTCATGGCGAACAGTGTGCTGGTACTTACGACCGAAACGATGATGTTCCGAAGACTTATCGTCGGTCTAAATTTCCACTTTGGTTGAAAAAGGGAAAGaagtcaaaaaacaaaggaattgGAGAGCTTCATTCCGGATTTCAGAATCTTAAGAAAAGTTTGGACAGGCCAAACAGCATCAGATCCAAACTCCTGAACAAGTGGAGGAATATTTCCAACAACCGAAAGAGGAAAGAGTTTGAGACGGAAAATTTCTGCGAAAATAGTCAAGTTATTGAAGGAGTGGCTGCCAGTGTGAGAGAATCGTCCTCAGTTACCACCGAGAAAAATACAACCCTGGAGAGTGTTGATTCCCACGAACCACCACAGTCTTCGGTCTCCAGAGACCAAAAGGCTCAACATGCAGATGCCAAGTCTGGCAGTTGGCGTAAATTGGCGTTTGGACGGAAGAGAgggaggaagaaaaacaaacctgCGATTGAACGGCTTCATCCTGGCTTTCAGAAACTAAGGAAAACCCTACAAAGCCAAAATAGTGTCAGGTCAAGAATTGTCCAGAATGTGGGGAAGGTACTGGAAAGAATGGACAAAGAGTTACAGGAAATAGGTGTAGCGGAACATCAATTGATGGTTGATGATTTTGAAACAACGCATGACTCATCTGCTGTTTCTGGAGTGCAGCCTCGCGTTAGGCCTTTAAGTGAAATGGCATTTAGGAGGAAAGCCCAGAAAACAGGTGTGGAGCGACTTTATCCTGGATTTCAGAATCTAAAGAAAGACTTGGACCACCCAAACAGTGTTAGATCAAAAATAGAGAGACATTGGAGACATCTTCGGGAGAGAACGAAAGCAAAATGGTCGGAAAAAGAGGAATCTGGAGTCCAATTAAAAAACCCAGTTGGAAAAGATAAAGTTAACAAGTCACCAAAAACTGTCATACAGCAACTTTACCCTGGTTTTGAGAACCTTAAGAAAACTGTGGAGCAGCCGAACAACCGTGTAAGATCAAAAATGCCGAAAGTTGCTAAGTCGAAATAATGAAAGATTAGAGAGAAAATTAAAGACTCAAACAGAGACAATTAAGTCATTACACAAAGTATTAAATGTAATGAACACCCTAGACCTTATATATGCAAAGGATgcacttcttttttcttattttgataTGACAagtcaaaagtaaaaaatgagctacaagaaaaaaaagaaagcttcGACGTTTTTTAAAGTAAGTTCACGGTTCAGGCCGTAGTGCTTGTGAATCGTAAAAAGTAATGTTATAatatgaaaaccgggttagcaaacattttgtaatttctcttaacttcccctgtctaatagcggagctctcgcgcgcgaagcgcgcgcagcggaacaccatgggtaaaaaaaatgtggtaaaccacccatccgagaaaatttggtaatcacgtgaccgtccgaccgtccgcaccacaggaataccgatgtaaaataattcaatcaacaggtatggcaacccaaatgcaactcaaggttttatttggaaagaaatcgcatggtcgcccggacttttagaaagaaaaaataacaacaaagtcgtgtctttttcgacgttatcttttatgtttacactcacgtggataacagagaaagaccTAGAGCGAgtgtttgaaaacaaaagagacgaattttgtaagaagaaaaacatgaaaattcaaagtggctgtgagacaatgagaaatgctagcggccagcaagttgaaaatgagcggcagtgaaaaataaaaacgaacatgaacacaggagataaaatattgggtaagcacatacgacaattcctctataaaaataatgtgtaactaggaagtttgacgttttagtcgtacaaaacagcgtttgtagttgtgcaaaacaacggcaaagaaaggcAAAACGCGTtttgcacgtgcaaatttgtttttttgctaattagaaaaaaaaagaatgctgcacgtgcaatttggtTGTTTCTAGCTTTTTCtagtttcccggagagcatcctgtaaagctctgagatgggacaaagttatgACAATTCGCAGAGTCTGtatcgtccaatatcgtattgtATTCTCGTTTCATATATTTGGTTAGGGACCGATCATTTATTACGTCCCAGAGGGGGGCGGGAGTTGTCAGAAAAGTGTGGTGTATCAAAACTTCCCCCCAAATAATTACATATGAAaattgtaccccccccccccccccccaccccctggcaATAACAGCCCTTCCAATCACTTCTAGACCAAGACCCTTCTTCCATCCTTGGGCATTGATTTCATAAGCTATAAAATACGGGTAGCTGGCAGcgtagcgtgagattttgaaggtgcaCGGGAAAAAAGTTAGGGCGCCAAAGGCGCCCCAAACCTGGAGAAGCCTGGAGGCATGCtccccagaaaatttttaaatttggggtctcggaaatgccagtttcacattttcagtaaataaagaCGAACGGAAATGCAGTAATTAGTTGTATATTTTGCCCATCTCTAGTGTTATCGGTAAGGTACAGTGTTTACGgcaaaaaagggtaaaacagtgacgccatcaaGGAGGTTACAAGGAAAGGGCGATATGTGTACCCTCCAGACAATGCAAAGTCTGTCATAATGCCATCAATATTAATTACGTCCTTGTGGTTGTGTATGTGCAGAATTGCAAGAGAACTCAATCTCTCGTCTGTCATGGTCCTTCGTAAAGGAGTTTGCAGTCTCTTCATACCGCTGAAACTACGCTCAGCTGTGCATGCTGACACAGGATAAGTCAACAAAGTTATGAGAGCTACATTATACTCCGGGAGAGAATTGTAGTTGGCTTGGTCAAAAGTCTCAACCAAAAGAAAAATGCTTCAGCATTCGGATCCATTTCACTCCACTTAATCAgtaaaaggataaaggaaatcCTAACACAAAAACACCAATATAATGCGAAATATTTAtccaaatttaatgataaagaTGCTTTCAggagattaaaaaaatttatacaTTTTTCCAGATTTTACTAGCTGATTGCATAGGCGTATGTGCGTACACGCACGCTACATTCCTGGTTGGAGAAATTAACCGAGCTGGGCCAAGCTTTATACGAGGTaacattttgttgttgacaAAGAACCGCCGAAGCAAtttttttgtctacttttgaaggaaacgtggatttttttcaatcatAACATAGTTTGACAACTTTTACACAGAAGGCCAACTGATCGAAGCTAGACGTAATGCTCACAATAAACCTATTAATACTGTTACGAGACTTCTCTCCCCgggaatgaagaaaaacaatatggccgccCAATACatacttttagtttttaaagttctccCGTTAATAACAaacgttgaacatttatttcAGCAAACAAACAGTTACGttgaaaaaggattttacaaaagtctcaagagtaggtctccttttcgattttaacttgtaataaatataaatttacgcaacttttaagcttctggctcagttttcgtttggttctgctttgaaaatggaataataattgcTCAGAGATAAATCAGTGTAAAGAATTGTTGAGGAAAAAATAACTTGCCAATTTATGACAAAAAGGcactttaaaaacgaactaaaacattcaaaacgctttgatcacgtgactgatgacgtcatgtccctATTTtggtcaagaaaaaaattatcagttAGAACATTACTTTCCCGCAAATTTCTCTGCCGTGTGATAAAAGGTTGACTCTCTACATCGCTCGGCCTAGTCTCCcgactttttcgctcatgttTATTACCCCCTTATATTTTAAATGCCGGACGTCAACTGGTTACTTTTaaaccccccccccttccccccctcaACTAAAACCTCAATtctgctatttgtttttaactcgttaATGAAATCTTTTCACACCAGCAAACAAACCTAATTCGGAAATGGTCATGTGACTGAGGACGTTATTACCTTAGATGTGATgtgggaagatattttatggcaaatgttcACTTGTTGTGGTCTGACTTTCTTCtacgtataaaattgtcaaagttatagagctttaaaaaaagttccctcaaaggattctgggataatttttttatgataattataatttacttttataattatcatttattaGACAAATTCTCAACTACTGTAGGCACATGAGTAAAACCACAAGACACCTTttcaatgctttatttaaaTCAACAGTACCACCCTAATTTCACAACTACATTTAATTTCGTTACATCAAGTTTTCTGTTAAATGGACACGTCATCTTTGCAGTACCGTTGGGCTGTCAATAACTTGACTTTCAATCAGTTAAGGCTTAGGACGTCTACTGGGTCGGAACTTCTTGCACATTTTCCGCAGTTTTTGGCAAATCTTTTTCTAAGTGGGAGAGAAGATGAATTGTGTGTATTTTTTACACACAATACGTACGACGTACttctaaaactttgttgattttttttttaatcacatgTCAGGATTTTCATTGATTGATGCTGGCCGTCTTTATCATTTGACGCTAAATTATCAGTGAATATGAAAAAACTGAGCTATGATTGCTTTCTTGACAAAAGGGTAATCACTCTTTCAAACATATAACAACCTACCCCGGCTGCAAAAAATAACTAAAGAGCTAGCTCACCCGGTGCATGTATTTCATCAAGTCGTATAAAAACAATATAAGTTGACTAcacacttttgctgtaaaactacgtCTTGACATCAAAGTATAAGGGTTCAAAATAAAGACAAGGAAGATCTTACCTTGATGGGACGTGTGGGACGAGGACCAGTTGGCTTCTTTAAGCATTTCTTAAAATATAGTTTGCACTTTTTAGGAGAAAAGAATTAAACTATATGAGTTTTATAATAATGGCTCAATGATACGTTACCGTTTATATTAAAAAACCGTTTGCTAGGATTTTATTGATGATACCATTCTTTATCACTGTGATGCCAATCACCAGAAAAAAGGCTATGGCTATTTTTTTGACAGAGTTATCGCTCTTACATGTTAACCAAATAAAATACGCAATTTCCGGGTTGAGGGAGCGCGATTCTTCCGAAGTTCCCCTCAGCATCTATTTTATAAGGGCGTGGAAAGGAATCTTAAACAAATTAGGTTTGCTAGTTTAAGCTGATTGTGCAAATCTCAGTAGTCTGTTTAAAACTGGAGACAAGGTTGAAGGTCTTACCGCCCTCGGTGGGCCACTTGGACGGGGACGACGACGggggtcattctcttcatcagcaAGCAAAGCAATGGTTTCATCATCCTCTTCATCTAACAACTCCGCGACTGCCTCATCCTCAAAAGGCTCCTCAGCCAGGGTGGCGACTACCGCTCCGAGAAACAGGAGAACAAGTAGAGATTTCATTTCCCAACCAAAGTTCACTGCTAAATATCCGTTAGCAATGTGACTAACATAGTTCTTCGCGCGGCCCTTTTTACGGGCTCGTGACCCTGGTAAACGTTAGGCATATAACAAAAGCGCTGGCAAACACACATTTGCTGATTATTGTCTATTTTCCGTTTGGCGCGAGATTGATAAACATCTTATTGACTCTTATATCAACAGCCGGGATGTTTATCAATCACCTTTTTCCTTTGTGAACAGCTGTGTATTGTGTGCCATGTTTTATCTTTTTCGGTTTAACCCCTTCTGTTTAATCTTATGTTTATTTTGCGCCAAGCGTGaagataaatattttactttgcgttTAGAAGTTACCAAAATATTTACTACAGGTGCTTCTTCGCACCCACAACACTCCCAAACGCACACATTCTCCCTAACTTCTATCTTTCGTTAGGGATCCCATACTTTGAACACTCGTAATGCCACAAAGGTTGTTAGATGAAtatactgttgttgttgttattggttcttttttttacaaagcaaaaagtgataactgcgatgatcatccttcatttaatttaattttatttcattttcttatttttgtaaGTCTGTCTTTTATACTgccatttcatttcatttacttATAAATTTATCTCTACCCTTTTTCCTATTTTAGCACTTACTTGAGGTAGACATAGAGTTTGCCCGTCCCTCATTATTAGTGCAAATCTTTACATctaactttgtttttctttttctttctataagtaacttttgcagttgcgaaaagaaagcctgcaaaaaaatcaggcttgcacgggattcgaacccttgacctctgcagtaccggtgcagcgctgtacaaattaagctaacaagccaactgggagcagggcGTTGAATTGGATCGTTTACTATAaatcatccttcatttaattcgtcactccgcagttcacatatatgattttcatatattcaatacttcaaaagaaaattagttgaaaagctaaaattggATTAGAGgttaaaagaagaggaagagaaaaaattaCTTAAGATGTTAGGATAAGTATTAGCAATGAGGGAGCCCTCGCGGAATAACGCGGAACATCACCGATTCCGCCCTGATTCAGGGTGCCTTTTGTACTTTGAAAGGCGTATTGCTGCTACAGCAATAAGTAACGACAGGGACCAACAAATGCCCGGCCACTGCTTATTATCAGAAATTTGTCAAAGAACATATGACCAACGTGCCAACAGGAAGGCGTTAAGCTAAGGTTTGTGGTAAGAAGCACACTACCGCACCGGTAGAAAAAAACATGTTTCTGTTTCTCTGCGAGGTTTGCTGTCTTCATTTTCGAAATACCCATGGTCATATGCATTCTTCATGTCAAAATCGGCGGAATTTGGCGAAGTTTTATCTCGAGTAGGACATTTTACATTGGCGTACAGCGACGTACGAGGGTAAATTGACGTTATAaccaatgaaagaaaaatggtaaacATTGCAGCCGTGCAGCAATCGAGCTATGGATGCCCGTGGGAGGTTGCCAAGCACGAGAAAACAGTTATGTTGATTGTAAAAAACCGTTTACGTCAGCTAAAACGGCTTTCTAAACTCTTTCTCAGTACTAATACAAAAACCTTTGCAAACTATAGAATAATAACAAATATAATCTCTTAGAAAGTGAGGCATACGACTTTAAGCGGCGCTTCCTTTCGTCAGCATTCACACATTTTTAAATAGTAAATGAGTTATTGTCCAATCAGCGAGAGCGCGtcacttttgttatgttatagaATAATTTGTGCCTCGATAAGGTACCCTATTTGCTCCGCAATCGTGGAGCTCAGTAATTGCGAAGAATTAACAGTGACTCATTGCATGGGAACCTATGTTGCTTACATAGGGTAATTTCCATAGAAAGTCAGTTAGTAGAAATTCACTttgatatcatttttttaatagcTGCAAACGAGATAATCTTAAACTCGTTCTTAAACTGTCCAATATTGCACAGTGTTAGTTCTTATTCTGTTTGATGCTAAATAGGCGCTGCTGTTGAGCTATCATACGTTGACAACACGTTACGTCGTAAGCGAATTGCAGCCCTTTTGTGGATTAAAGCTTAAACGATAAACTAAAatgtctttctttttaattataaaaaaatgaaattcatgtCAGGGACATTTGTGCCTTATGTTGTAATCTAGGTTTTTTTTATTGCCGGTAAACGAGCGCACAGTTGAGtaaatatttaataacaaaataaagctCCAAAGCCGGGTACAAAACAGTCCGTGCCAGCGattagtaaaacaaaagaaaaattttccttAGATAGTGAGCTTATGTTTCCTTTAGTCTGTACacagagtttttttcttttcttttcgaaaaccgAATACGAGAACAAACATTCACCTTTCAGCTCTTTAGCTTAGCCAAATAATGATCATACACATTTGTTTCCGCTGGGAAGCAAACTAAACCTCACATATCGCGGAATGAGCAGGCGAAAAGTTGAATCTAGTTttaagcgtttttttttaattgacttaCGTAATAATATTACATCTGGTGATAAAAGATACAAGAAAAACCACGTCCGTACACTAACTTCCTTATCGGGAATTGGAATTTTCACAATTCCAGAATTATAGCggtttttattttacaattaCCAATTAATACAAATAATTTAACTTTGAAACTAAAACGTAGAATAACTTTCTTATCTGAAATTGTTTCCCTTTACTACTATATCTCCTGCACTTTCCTTAAGAAATGTGTTTATCAGAGAACGAGCCAATGAAACTGATTGTGATTGATGGTAGTGTTGATGATAGTGATAAGATAGTAGTGATCAGTGGTGATGAGTGATGAGTGATGTAATGATGTTGAAACAAATTCTTCTCGCGTACAGTAAGAAATTGATAGATGTCAGTAATTGTTTTACCAAATCTTGTCTTGATTTGGTACATGACTCATGGTGCACCCAATCTTGTCCTGTTTAGTCTAACATCACATTTAAGGACACGTGACGGTGGAAGGTTCATTCCGGTTTATAATGTAGTAGTCTGTTACACAGCCGTTtatagtgtcgtcacgcaatgcacTTGCACACTTACGGCTGTTAAAAACCGAACtgcattcctttccctttgtgtttgtggtcaaacgaacaaaccaatcacgtacaagaaatttgacaatacgTGTACCGCAGGGCGCTAGGAAGCGAGGACGCTTCtcagttttcgacaaatcaatcaatcgtcgctgaatttagacgggctctgtgttttcaagcaacgaaaaggttaattttcaaaaaagtttgttttaagcggtgaagaaagttccaagtgaaaaaaaggtttgataggCCTAGAAGACTTTTAGCAGGATCGGTTGGTTCTTCATTTAACGTGCATATGTGCTGATATATAATGAagaatttaaggtggctcgatacagtttttcaaggccaatacctcccaagtttgagtataaactacgtcgccataaacaaagttttggaaaaattaccaccacagttgtattagataaagatgaaaatcttttattatcagggttgcaatgacatcggagttgtcatagcaacgaaatgacgctattacctattttacttacagaagtatttctcggcactgggaactgttcttccagatcattcacaggagctttttcctccaatagcggcctcgatgttcgtgaagtttaagcgaaatctgtaagaacgttatcgagatattttgggataaagattttgcgcttagaaatacggtaaaaaaatggataatcttgatgttcggctgttatctgtagcaaatgaagcgcttttgacatgtaatttcacctcatagtagtttcaatcttttcaaaaaGTGTGTGGAAGACCGTGGAGATaactccagccgattgctagaaaaaaggattttattAGTACGTATCGAGGCGcttttgttagcggtttttgaacattttggtctactttaacaaattagcgaataatttttaaatcg encodes:
- the LOC140927807 gene encoding uncharacterized protein, with protein sequence MKSLLVLLFLGAVVATLAEEPFEDEAVAELLDEEDDETIALLADEENDPRRRPRPSGPPRACKLYFKKCLKKPTGPRPTRPIKKKICQKLRKMCKKFRPSRRPKP